AGACGCCAGTAAACAATAATCATCAAAATAAACAGAAAAGACAGGATTAGCCAAAGATTAACCTTAAAATAGCTGAGCCAATACAAGGTTTGCCGGTAGCACGAAACCGGTATAAAATCCTTATTGACAGGTGCATTTTGATCAATCTTACGGAGGATATAGTGACTTCGTTGTGCAAGCAATTCATCCTCAATATAATATTTATTTACATACAGATTGGAGATTTTCAATGATTCAACCAGGCTTGCAACTTTCAGGCTCAAAGGTTTATCAGAGGCGATAAAATAATTCTTCATCCCGGGAATGATTAATACATTTTTAAATGAAGTTTTCAGGGTATTGTACAACACCGAATTCAAATCAGCAACTTCCCTGCTCACATAATCGGAAGTAGACATCAGCCTATAAGAAACCACCGCCCCGGGAAGAAGCTTACTTTTTAATTCCTTTAGAAATTCAACGGTATAGTAGCGGTTGATTTCAGAAGTGCCCGGTTCCGGTAAATTGATCAAAGCAACATCATACAAAACAGGCGTCCGTTTGATATACAACCTGGCATCCTGATTAATAACATGAATCCCCCTATGGTTTAAAGAATGAGTATAGTGCAAACCAACTTGAATTAGCCATGGATTGATTTCTACATAATCAATTTGATTTACAGGATATTTGAAAATTTCATCGGTAATGCCTGAAATTCCTCCCGAAACAAGTAACACTTTCCGGGAATAAGGACGCTGGACCATTGCATAATGTGTATTTTCTTCATTTTCAATCATATTGGCCGTATTAAAAAGCAGCACATTATTTTCATAAAAATTGAGTTGCTCTCCGGTTTGAGTAACCACAAGATTTCCATAAGGTGTCCCCTTTTGATATATCAGTGTTTGTCCTTTAAAAAGGTACTTTTTCATCAACTGGTCCCCGTTGATGCCAAAAGAAACTATGCCGCCAATCAGAATTACCCAGGCAAGTATCACGTAATAATAATTATATCGCCAATGCAGGCTGAAGTAAAAAACGGCTAAAAAATTAATGCACATCATTACCTGCAGGCATTGGACAGAAGGAAGAAGAAATACAAGAATAAAATTGAATAAAGCACCACCTATGACACTTCCCAAAGACTCGTATGCATACGTTTTGTTGATTTGGTTTGATAAACAAGTGTGAGAAATCAGTTTTGCCAAAGTGGTAAAAACAGAACCGGATAACACACAAAAAGGCAAAAGCAGGACAAACGAAGAGGCAAGAATCTGAAAAAAGCCCAACATACTGCCTTCGGGGAAAATAACATTCTTGTAATAATCAAGTAGAAAAACGATAAGGATAGGTAAAACGCCCAAAACAATAAGTGATATAAGAACAAACTTCCTGCTGTTCTTAATCTTGAAATTAAAATACCGGCCGAGAAAGGCTCCCAGTGCCGTTAAAAGCATCCAGTTGCACAAAATAGCCCCGATAACAAGTTCATTCCCATAAAAGACAGTTAGAAACTCACGGATCAGAACTGTTTGAGAAAAAATAGCCGACATTCCAAGAATAAAGACTGCTATTTTAAAATCTTTCAGCAAGAATGACTTGTTGGACGGTAAAAGGTAACTGTAAACATCATTTTGATTAGGAGTAAAAGAATTACTTTTGATGAAATGCCAAAGATTAAAATTCTTCATGACCCGATATTTTCAAAATGAAAAATCTTGCACCGACAGTTAAATGCAGACGGCAGTAGTAAGATTTTCAAAATGGCCGTAAAACCGAAGCAAGCATTAAAAACTTTTATTTTTCTTCAGAAAACACGTAGGCTTCATAAGTATATAATTCGGCATCCTTCCAGCCATCCCAACCAATTCCTGCTTTGTCGCGTGCACAATGCCCCAGGAATTCTTCTTTGCTCCAACCTGTTGATTTGGCAACTTGTGGCAAAAATGTTCCGCTTCTAAACCCTTTCTTTATATAAACGCCATGTTTTCCCAGGATGATTTCGTCAATGGAATGTATTCTCTTCATAGGTGTGAGGACAGAAATCTCAATTCGAAGCTGAGGAACCTCACTTTTTTCTACTTCAGGGAAACGGGGATCCTGCGTGGCAGCCGAAACAGCCATTTGCTGGACGACTTCATATAAAGGTTCGTTAGAAGTGAAATTCCCTATGCAACCTCTTAATTCACCTGCTTTGGTAAGTGTCACAAATGCCCCGCAGTTTGCAAGTAAGGCTTTGGGAAGCTCGTTTTTATTAATTTCAGGTATCTTTTTATTCTGTAAATATTGCTCAATAGTCTGACGGGCAATGGTCAGTAATTTCTTTTTCTCAACATCTGAAAGATTAAAAGCCGTCCGGTTTTCCTTTTTACCTTTTAATGTTGCTTTCAATCCAAAATAACCCACTACTTTGTCTTTATCCCCATAGGGGCTGTCCCCGGAATTTTTATATTGAACCGGAGTAATCGACACATTGGAATTACCCTGAGTCATGTACAAGAATGTCAGCACCGAGGGCCAGCCGCATAAACTGGTAACCAGGTCAGGTATCCGCTTTGAGGCATTGCTTCTCAATGTTCTGATCAGCATATCAGGAGAATTGGACTCTATGGCTTTTGCCGTAAGATGATCTACTTCGATAGCATCCTGAAAGGATGGATAGTGGGAAAAATCTGAACTGATCACAAAAAGGTTGTCCATGGTCAAATAGGGTTTCAATGCCCCGGCAATTTCCTGGCAAGTTTCAACAGTTTGTGTCCCAAGCAAAATAGGTACAATTTTGAACTCTTTTTTCAGGTGATATTGGAGAAAAGGCAATTGAACCTCCAGGCTATGTTCCTGGCGATGCACATCAGCATCGCCGGAGAATATATCTGAATGTTCTTTAATTAGCTTATTGGCCAGGGGGATATCCACCTTAACAATTCCCAAAGGAGTAGCAAAATTGCCTTTGTTATATATGGCTGCACCTTCAAATGAAGCCCGATGGCTTGAGCCAATCACAAAAATATCCGTGTATTCACCCTCCGAAGGCAACTGATTGATACTACTGGCAGCTACTCCTGCTGAAAACACATAACCCGCATGGGGACAAATAACTGCCACTACATGCCCCTCTCCTTCCCCGGAAAATTTGATTGCCCTGGAAAAATATTTTTTCAGATCAGCGCGGAGGGAATCAGGATTGGAGGGATAAAATTGCCCGGCAACAGCCGGCTGTCTGGTCACCAGATTTTTATCACTTTCAGACATCTTATTAACTTGTGAATGACAATAAGTAAATGAAAACAAAAGTCCCAATACAAAAAAAAGACACAACGGATCATTTGGCTTCCTTATTCTCATCTTTATTCTCAACTAGAATTTACAATTTAAGAATAAAAAATCAAAGAAGAATGGAATTTCTGAAATATTTTCAAGGAATGGAATTAAAAACAGGAATTATAAACTATTTATTAGAAAAATAATTAAATAATGACTCAGGTTAAAATAAAATTTATATATTTATATAGGTGAAAAATATCAGACAGATGATAAATTGATTGTGTTTTTTGTATTCTTATCAATTAAATTTATTGTTAATCGTTTAAAAATAAAACAAATTCCCAGTGTTAAAGAGTACCCGGAAAATCTATAAGAGAGTACGGAGCGGTTGTCGAAAAGCTTTAAGAGTAGACCCAATAAAAAACTAATATTTATGAAAAATTTTATAAAATTCTTATTAGTAATCTGTTGCATGTTTGTTGTAAGCGGTGTTCAGGCTCAGATAAAATTTGGACCTAAATTCGGTTTAAATCTGTCGACCATGACCATGAAAGAATCAGGAATCAGTATTGATCCCAAAACAAGGGCAGGCATACATTTAGGCCTTATAGGAGAAATACCTCTGCAAAACAATTTCAACATACAAACCGGTTTCTTTTTCTCAATGAAAGGGTCCAAGTATTCCGTAGGTAATACAGATATGACTATTTCACCAAATTACCTGGAAATCCCGGTTAATGCATTATATAAATATGAATTAGGTTCAGCAAAATTATTGTTATTCGCAGGGCCCTACTTCGCTTATGGCATAGGCGGAAAATATAAAGCAGATGGTGAATCCCAAGATATTAAGTTTGGTTCAGGTGACAATAATGACATGAAAGCATTTGATATGGGCTTAAATTTAGGAGCCGGCATTGAAATCAGTGATTTCCAAATTACAGCTCAATATGGTTTAGGATTGGCTAATTTAGCTCCCGTTTCTACAAATGATGCAAAAATGAAGAATAGGGTTTTCGGAATTTCTATAGCCTATTTAATGTCAGCAACTAAATAAGCTAATTTGAATTTATTGAAAAGAAGTTAAATTCTTATTTAGTAAATAATTGATCAGGAAGTGAGCGGATTTTATCTACTCACTTCTTTTTATTTTAAGGCTGGTTAAAAAATTTAATATCCATTTCCTCATTACCTGTGGCACATCCCATTATACGGGCATAACCTGCATGTATCCTGATTTGTGGTTTGCTCAAAGGACAAATCCTTATTGAATAAATTGGCCAATAGATTGTATAATTGAACCTCAAATTCCTGAGAGATATCCCTGTAATTGGTGATTTTTTGAACCTTGTTCCTGATACCTGTTTCCAGATGATAGTCCCAATTTCCCCCGAACAGCTCTTTTAAAAAATAAAGGCCTGGGACAATGGCAATAGCTTCGGGTCTTTCAGAAGCATAAAATTGAGAATATATAAAGGTTTGCAAGGCGGCCTTGTTCCTCTTTCGGGTCATTGAGTCGAAAAGACTTTCAATGCTGATAAATTTCTTGTCGGGTTCACCTGTTTTGTAATCAATGATCCGGATATTCCCTTCTTTCTCATCCACCCTGTCGATAATACCACCAATATTTACCTGAAGTGCCTGTGAAGAAAAGCTCACAGGAATTGTAAAACTGCAAAACCTTTCAAGTTCGAGGATTTTAAAAGGAGAATAGGCTTCATCAGCTGTCAGCAGGCGGGTGATATATTTTTTCAGTACATTAAAAATGATGGAATTTCTCCCTGTTATCTGAAAATCTTCTGTTTTATACACCACTTCTTTGAATGCCTGTTGCAGCGCTACCTGGATGATATTTTTATCGGAAATCATTTTATGCAGGTTTTCTTTCTGAAGCAATGTTCCCTTCTCCTCCCTGTAAAGATATTCCATGGATTTGTGCAGCAGATTACCAAACATCATTTCATCAACTTCTTCGCTCACTTCCTGAGGTTCTTCAATTTGGGCGATATACTTAAAATAAAATTTCAGGCTGCAGTCGATATAAGTATTAATAGCACTGGGTGAAAGATATGCCTTTTCGGTATATGCCATCAATGCCTTCATTATTTCACTGTTCTTGGAAATTTTTATTTCCTTCGCGGACTGAATATTGACATTGTAAGTAATGTTGTGCTCTTCGATGGTAAATCCGGGCTCATATTTTAACTGGGTGAGGAAACGGCTCATCTCGCCGGTTTGCGAATCATCTGTCCTCGAATTATAGGTAAACACAACATTTTTAGCTCTTTGAACAAGCCGGTAGAAATAATAGGCATAGATGGAATCCTGGTGTTCAATAGTTGGCAAACCGAAGGCCTTACGGAGGCTATAAGGAATGAATGACGGAGAAGTCCCGCTTTTAGGCAGATTCCCTTCATTCATCGAGAGAATAATTACATTTTCGAAATCTACTGCACGTGTTTCGAGTATTCCCATAATCTGCAATCCGGATAAAGGTTCTCCGGTGAAAGGAACACTCAGTCCCCTGATGTATTTTTTCAGCAAACGGGTAAAAGTAACCAGCGAAAAATCAATATTCTTTTCTGAAAGAACTTCCTTCAACCTTTTTATGGCTTTAAACAGATAATACAGATATTCGCTTTCAACCTTCGAAACATCAGCTTTATTTTCCTGCTCCGGATCCTCATCTTCTTCAGGTCCTTTTTTATCAAGGTTTTCAGCAGCCATATATAAAATATCCATCATGTAGTCTGCAAACTCAGACGGATTAGAAGGTTTGCTGAATATTTTCGCAACAATCTTATCATCCCCGAAATCAGAAGGTTTTAGGAATATCTTATTCTCATTTATCATCCTGGCCGAAAAATCGTTGGGCAATTTCAGGTGCAGATATTGCGAATAGGGATGTTTGAGGATAGACTGCACATTTTTATAATAAAAGATGAATTGCCCATTTTGCTGAACCCTCACATTGCGTTGCAGGTTTATCAGCTCTTCCAGGAAACTATACACAGGCGTGATCGTGACCGGATAACCCATGGTGACATTTATTTTCCGGATATCAGAAGGGATGGAATGCAAAACGGGCATCAACATTTGTTCATCGGCCAGCACCACGGCAGTGGTGTTATAATCATTGGTTCCCAGCTGATGGAGCAACGAAGGCAGAACCCTGGCCTGTCCTACGGCTGAAGGAACAGCTATACAGGTGAATTTTTTACCCTTCAGGTTATTTGACGTAAATGTGGCAGCAGGAGGAAAATCCCGGAGATTCTCCCGGATAAACTGCCCGGCTTCATGAACGGGATTATTCAGGTAATAGTCATCATAATCCCAGTAAAATTCCGCAATATTCAAGTTTTGAAGAATTTTGAAAAATGTTTTTTCACATTTGTTCAAAGCATTAAATCCTACAAAAATAATTTTCTGATAAGGCAGCTCCGGCTCCTTATCCTCATTTAACCGTTTAACGGCCTCACGGTATATCATTCCCTCATAACCAATACCTTTATCCTTGAGCATTGCCGTGTAGGTTTCATAGATGGGATGAAGGATATTCCAGACAGAAATAAAGTTTTGCTTTTGAGTGGTAAGATGTTCAAGGTTGAAGTTTTTCCAGAAAACCCTTATGGCCTGTATTTGGTTGTCAGTAAGATATTCAAACCTGTCCCTGAGGTCTTTCAATGATTCTATATTTTTAAACAATTCGACAGCATTGACCAGAT
Above is a window of Bacteroidota bacterium DNA encoding:
- the amrB gene encoding AmmeMemoRadiSam system protein B, whose protein sequence is MSESDKNLVTRQPAVAGQFYPSNPDSLRADLKKYFSRAIKFSGEGEGHVVAVICPHAGYVFSAGVAASSINQLPSEGEYTDIFVIGSSHRASFEGAAIYNKGNFATPLGIVKVDIPLANKLIKEHSDIFSGDADVHRQEHSLEVQLPFLQYHLKKEFKIVPILLGTQTVETCQEIAGALKPYLTMDNLFVISSDFSHYPSFQDAIEVDHLTAKAIESNSPDMLIRTLRSNASKRIPDLVTSLCGWPSVLTFLYMTQGNSNVSITPVQYKNSGDSPYGDKDKVVGYFGLKATLKGKKENRTAFNLSDVEKKKLLTIARQTIEQYLQNKKIPEINKNELPKALLANCGAFVTLTKAGELRGCIGNFTSNEPLYEVVQQMAVSAATQDPRFPEVEKSEVPQLRIEISVLTPMKRIHSIDEIILGKHGVYIKKGFRSGTFLPQVAKSTGWSKEEFLGHCARDKAGIGWDGWKDAELYTYEAYVFSEEK
- a CDS encoding PD-(D/E)XK nuclease family protein; translated protein: MSNSFLNNVATDLYQRYGDKLSDCCVVFPNRRASLFFTRYLSDMIARPIWAPSFSAINELMQQLSQLQLADNLSLIFDLYEIYKKLKNTEETFDEFYFWGETMLSDFDDVDKNLVNAVELFKNIESLKDLRDRFEYLTDNQIQAIRVFWKNFNLEHLTTQKQNFISVWNILHPIYETYTAMLKDKGIGYEGMIYREAVKRLNEDKEPELPYQKIIFVGFNALNKCEKTFFKILQNLNIAEFYWDYDDYYLNNPVHEAGQFIRENLRDFPPAATFTSNNLKGKKFTCIAVPSAVGQARVLPSLLHQLGTNDYNTTAVVLADEQMLMPVLHSIPSDIRKINVTMGYPVTITPVYSFLEELINLQRNVRVQQNGQFIFYYKNVQSILKHPYSQYLHLKLPNDFSARMINENKIFLKPSDFGDDKIVAKIFSKPSNPSEFADYMMDILYMAAENLDKKGPEEDEDPEQENKADVSKVESEYLYYLFKAIKRLKEVLSEKNIDFSLVTFTRLLKKYIRGLSVPFTGEPLSGLQIMGILETRAVDFENVIILSMNEGNLPKSGTSPSFIPYSLRKAFGLPTIEHQDSIYAYYFYRLVQRAKNVVFTYNSRTDDSQTGEMSRFLTQLKYEPGFTIEEHNITYNVNIQSAKEIKISKNSEIMKALMAYTEKAYLSPSAINTYIDCSLKFYFKYIAQIEEPQEVSEEVDEMMFGNLLHKSMEYLYREEKGTLLQKENLHKMISDKNIIQVALQQAFKEVVYKTEDFQITGRNSIIFNVLKKYITRLLTADEAYSPFKILELERFCSFTIPVSFSSQALQVNIGGIIDRVDEKEGNIRIIDYKTGEPDKKFISIESLFDSMTRKRNKAALQTFIYSQFYASERPEAIAIVPGLYFLKELFGGNWDYHLETGIRNKVQKITNYRDISQEFEVQLYNLLANLFNKDLSFEQTTNQDTCRLCPYNGMCHR
- a CDS encoding porin family protein, yielding MKNFIKFLLVICCMFVVSGVQAQIKFGPKFGLNLSTMTMKESGISIDPKTRAGIHLGLIGEIPLQNNFNIQTGFFFSMKGSKYSVGNTDMTISPNYLEIPVNALYKYELGSAKLLLFAGPYFAYGIGGKYKADGESQDIKFGSGDNNDMKAFDMGLNLGAGIEISDFQITAQYGLGLANLAPVSTNDAKMKNRVFGISIAYLMSATK